The following are from one region of the Paenibacillus bovis genome:
- a CDS encoding S-layer homology domain-containing protein, whose translation MNVKSFTRILLVAGLLLSLFSAATPRTTEAATGLPFSDISDKYWALETIRWGYDAGLVKGYQDGQFKPGKTVTEAEFLTMLIRSYEPEVTASTKGNWANPYYNRAKALNYPVKSYTDLASRNQVITRAKVAELIAAADGVNFSGNNAIRYLLAFGLANGSDATQATIASFKGSQPLTRAEALQFIKNFTDYGAGALLDRPQEASDPADLPAVADR comes from the coding sequence ATGAATGTAAAATCATTTACCCGCATACTGCTGGTTGCCGGTCTGCTGCTATCCCTGTTCAGTGCGGCGACGCCGCGTACGACGGAAGCAGCGACAGGTCTTCCTTTCTCCGATATTTCCGATAAGTACTGGGCACTGGAGACCATCCGCTGGGGGTATGATGCAGGTCTGGTCAAAGGCTATCAGGACGGTCAGTTCAAGCCAGGCAAGACTGTGACCGAAGCCGAATTCCTCACGATGCTGATTCGTTCCTACGAGCCCGAAGTAACAGCCAGCACCAAAGGCAACTGGGCCAACCCGTATTACAACCGTGCCAAAGCACTGAACTATCCGGTAAAAAGCTACACTGATCTGGCTTCCCGCAATCAGGTGATCACCCGTGCCAAAGTCGCGGAACTGATCGCTGCGGCAGATGGCGTGAACTTTAGCGGCAACAATGCGATTCGTTACCTGCTCGCATTTGGACTGGCTAATGGCAGTGATGCCACTCAGGCGACTATCGCTTCCTTCAAAGGGAGTCAGCCGCTGACTCGTGCCGAAGCCCTGCAGTTTATCAAAAACTTCACGGATTACGGCGCAGGAGCGCTGCTGGATCGTCCACAGGAAGCTTCGGACCCGGCAGATCTTCCGGCAGTTGCAGATCGCTAA
- a CDS encoding polysaccharide deacetylase family protein, with protein MRKPWKKYSIALLAVLLVVYVLGVNFPHSSVLAHKICSSWVAAKNEVFYYEHYNQLDDHNVALAADYVAPQGTADKVPVLMYHYIVPQKYNTEPNNNSIINLESFEQDMKYLHDHNYHTATLQQLEQYVNEQITLPENTVVISFDDGYQNNIIYAYPIMKKYGFHATMFVVGSKIQEKTQKFNPSRTSYVSRAEMKASADVFEYNSHTYDLHFKAPLHCGDDYAAGMDPDRFMADDHIMREQAGINTPYFAYPFGDFRMQMIYALKQSGYRMAFTVHQGFVRPGDDPLKLKRLTVISSTNIGELLHLEHDPDGSAPVAF; from the coding sequence ATGCGTAAGCCCTGGAAAAAGTACTCCATCGCCTTACTGGCGGTATTGCTCGTCGTTTATGTTCTCGGGGTGAATTTCCCGCATTCTTCCGTTTTGGCGCACAAAATCTGCAGTTCATGGGTAGCCGCCAAAAACGAGGTATTTTATTACGAACACTATAATCAGCTGGACGATCATAATGTGGCGCTGGCAGCCGATTATGTAGCTCCACAAGGAACCGCGGACAAGGTTCCTGTACTGATGTACCACTATATCGTGCCGCAAAAGTACAATACCGAACCGAACAATAACTCTATTATCAATCTGGAATCATTTGAACAGGATATGAAGTATCTGCATGATCATAATTACCATACGGCTACTCTGCAGCAGCTGGAGCAGTATGTGAATGAACAGATTACCCTGCCGGAAAATACGGTGGTAATCAGCTTTGATGATGGATACCAGAACAATATTATCTATGCCTACCCGATCATGAAAAAGTATGGCTTCCATGCTACCATGTTCGTTGTCGGTTCCAAAATTCAGGAAAAAACGCAGAAATTCAATCCTTCGCGGACCAGCTATGTATCCCGCGCGGAGATGAAAGCCAGCGCGGACGTATTCGAATATAACAGCCATACGTACGATTTGCATTTCAAAGCCCCACTGCACTGCGGCGATGATTATGCTGCAGGTATGGACCCGGATCGCTTCATGGCGGATGATCATATTATGCGTGAACAGGCAGGAATCAACACTCCTTACTTTGCTTATCCATTCGGCGATTTCCGGATGCAGATGATTTATGCGCTCAAGCAGTCCGGCTACCGGATGGCCTTTACCGTGCATCAGGGTTTTGTTCGTCCCGGCGATGACCCTCTCAAGCTCAAACGGCTGACTGTTATATCCAGTACGAATATCGGCGAGTTGCTTCATCTGGAACATGATCCGGATGGATCGGCACCCGTTGCTTTTTAG
- a CDS encoding alpha-mannosidase, whose protein sequence is MFLTEQKLKSRLQELSMYRYREAIPLPSFQAREDSGEEIHPAAPQPDESWHTMELGEHWSGRDRFLWLAAEAEIPESWQGRTLLGRFHFGLTGGGTNSGFESLLYLNGQPYQGVDSNHIEVFLPEDAAGRTHQLTFRLWSGLEGGGQPKVQRHELRTAEICWLDEPADNLYYTGIAALETVEVLEEHSSERADLLRAVDRAFRRIDWSEPGTTTFYDSVHQAEQLLTTMLEEIGKHSSVQLTAVGHTHIDVAWLWRLKHTRQKAIRSFSTVMRLMERFPEYVFLQTQPQLYDYVKQDAPELYEQIKEKIAEGRWEAGGAMWLEADCNLISGESLTRQLLMGTRFYKEEFGVESDYLWLPDVFGYSWALPQILRKSGIHTFMTTKISWNQYNRMPHDTFRWRGIDGSEVLTHFITTTEPWSQPGSWFYTYNGQLVPKTVKGSWEAYRDKEMNRELLVSYGYGDGGGGVNRTMLEMRRRLDRIPGLPHVRTGMAGDYFRRLQQTVAETDSYVHTWDGELYLEYHRGTYTSQAYNKRMNRKLELLYRDAEWISAWQSAHSGEWADYPQQQLNEGWKIILRNQFHDIIPGSSIREVYEDSRIEYEQSWQIGSKIWEQGSQQLTAAADDDSSSKPSYTIWNSSPWMRTELITIPVQSSTPAERWIDAAGQELTAVQQQEQWTIRVENVPALGYTTIMLDHSDPQGSSVPVDFHKPQVQSALADHSDESLLSVSGNGSNPPITTGSEDRSFSADIAASTEQLLMVEAYRATTPFYEMEWNEAGQLTRLYDREAEREVLTPGARANVLQLFEDKPLNFDAWDIDIFYQEKMKEITTLVDTQVIECNLLRAVVQFEWQLGQSTITQQMVLYADNRRIDFVTRADWHERQQLLKVAFPVHIRATEATYDIQYGNVKRPTHWNTSWDSARFESVGHQWADLSDRGYGVSLLNDCKYGYDIKDNIMRLSLIKCPIHPDTEADQGYHEFTYSLLPHQGDWLQGGTVPAAWALNNPLRITEGNMDNGGGSMFTLSGHTAMISAVKKAEDHNHVILRVHDFSGSRQTLTLDSTLPVTGYRECNLMEQPEQEFQHALPIRFVLEPYEIRTLEIQLQPEF, encoded by the coding sequence ATGTTTTTAACCGAGCAAAAGCTGAAATCCCGACTACAGGAACTGAGTATGTATCGTTATCGTGAAGCTATTCCTTTGCCTTCTTTTCAAGCCAGAGAAGATAGCGGTGAAGAGATTCATCCAGCTGCGCCACAACCCGATGAAAGCTGGCATACGATGGAGCTCGGCGAACATTGGAGCGGACGTGACCGTTTTCTCTGGCTGGCTGCCGAAGCGGAGATTCCGGAGAGCTGGCAGGGCCGTACCCTGCTGGGACGTTTTCACTTTGGTCTGACCGGCGGCGGTACCAATTCGGGATTTGAGTCGCTGCTGTATTTGAATGGGCAGCCTTATCAGGGTGTAGACTCCAATCATATCGAGGTATTCCTGCCCGAAGACGCCGCTGGCCGTACCCATCAGCTGACTTTTCGTCTGTGGTCCGGATTGGAAGGCGGCGGACAACCCAAAGTACAACGACATGAACTGCGAACGGCCGAGATCTGCTGGCTGGATGAACCGGCGGATAATCTATATTACACCGGAATAGCTGCGCTGGAGACAGTAGAAGTACTGGAGGAACATTCATCCGAGCGCGCCGACCTGCTGCGGGCGGTGGATCGTGCTTTTCGCCGGATCGATTGGTCCGAGCCGGGAACGACTACTTTCTATGATAGTGTGCATCAGGCCGAGCAGCTGCTGACTACGATGCTCGAGGAGATCGGCAAGCATAGCTCCGTACAATTGACTGCTGTCGGTCATACTCATATTGATGTAGCATGGCTGTGGCGGCTGAAGCATACCCGGCAAAAGGCGATTCGTTCTTTCTCCACCGTGATGCGACTGATGGAGCGTTTCCCGGAATATGTATTCCTGCAAACCCAGCCGCAGCTGTATGACTACGTCAAGCAGGATGCACCAGAGTTGTACGAGCAGATCAAGGAAAAGATTGCCGAAGGACGCTGGGAAGCAGGCGGCGCAATGTGGCTGGAAGCAGACTGTAATCTGATCAGCGGCGAATCGCTGACCCGGCAGCTGCTGATGGGCACAAGATTTTACAAAGAGGAATTCGGCGTGGAATCGGATTATCTGTGGCTGCCGGATGTATTTGGCTACAGCTGGGCGCTGCCGCAGATTCTGCGCAAATCCGGTATTCATACCTTTATGACGACTAAAATCAGCTGGAACCAGTACAACCGGATGCCTCATGATACATTCCGCTGGCGCGGGATTGATGGCTCCGAGGTACTCACCCATTTTATTACAACGACCGAACCATGGTCACAACCAGGCTCCTGGTTCTATACGTATAACGGACAGCTGGTACCCAAAACGGTCAAAGGCAGCTGGGAAGCCTACCGGGACAAGGAGATGAACCGCGAGCTGCTCGTTTCCTATGGCTACGGCGATGGAGGCGGCGGCGTAAATCGCACCATGCTGGAGATGCGCCGGCGGCTGGATCGGATTCCCGGCCTGCCGCATGTCCGCACAGGCATGGCCGGAGATTACTTCCGCCGCCTGCAGCAGACCGTTGCAGAGACAGACAGCTATGTGCATACATGGGATGGAGAGCTGTATCTGGAATACCACCGGGGCACCTACACGAGCCAGGCCTATAACAAACGGATGAACCGCAAGCTGGAACTGCTGTACCGGGATGCCGAATGGATCAGCGCCTGGCAAAGTGCTCATTCGGGAGAATGGGCCGACTATCCACAGCAGCAATTGAATGAAGGCTGGAAAATTATCCTGCGTAACCAGTTTCATGACATTATCCCTGGCTCCTCGATTCGTGAAGTATACGAAGACAGCCGGATCGAGTATGAGCAATCCTGGCAAATCGGCAGCAAGATCTGGGAACAGGGCAGCCAGCAGTTGACAGCTGCAGCGGACGATGATTCCTCGTCCAAACCCAGCTATACTATCTGGAATTCTTCACCATGGATGCGTACCGAATTGATCACGATTCCGGTACAATCCAGTACTCCTGCAGAACGCTGGATCGATGCCGCTGGACAGGAACTGACCGCTGTACAGCAGCAGGAGCAATGGACCATTCGGGTCGAGAATGTACCTGCGCTGGGCTATACCACTATCATGCTGGATCATTCGGATCCACAGGGTTCGTCTGTACCTGTTGATTTTCACAAGCCACAGGTTCAGTCTGCGCTCGCAGATCATTCTGATGAGTCCCTTTTATCCGTATCTGGTAATGGTTCTAATCCTCCGATTACGACTGGTAGTGAAGATCGTTCATTCTCTGCTGATATCGCAGCCTCCACTGAACAGCTATTGATGGTAGAGGCTTACCGGGCGACAACGCCTTTTTACGAAATGGAATGGAATGAAGCGGGACAGCTGACTCGTCTGTATGACCGGGAGGCCGAGCGCGAAGTACTAACCCCGGGAGCCCGAGCCAATGTACTGCAGCTGTTCGAGGATAAGCCGCTGAATTTTGATGCGTGGGATATCGATATCTTTTACCAGGAGAAAATGAAAGAAATTACAACGCTGGTCGATACACAGGTGATCGAATGCAATCTGCTGCGTGCCGTTGTCCAGTTTGAATGGCAGCTCGGTCAATCGACGATTACCCAGCAGATGGTGCTGTATGCAGATAACCGCCGAATCGACTTTGTCACCCGGGCAGACTGGCATGAGCGCCAGCAGCTGCTAAAAGTCGCTTTTCCCGTGCATATTCGAGCCACCGAAGCCACGTATGATATCCAGTATGGCAACGTCAAGCGTCCTACTCACTGGAATACCAGCTGGGATAGCGCCCGCTTCGAATCGGTCGGTCATCAGTGGGCGGATCTGTCAGATCGCGGCTACGGCGTCAGTCTGCTGAATGATTGCAAATACGGCTACGATATCAAGGACAATATCATGCGATTATCCCTAATCAAATGCCCGATCCATCCCGATACCGAAGCGGATCAGGGATACCATGAATTCACTTATTCCCTGCTGCCGCATCAGGGAGACTGGCTGCAGGGCGGCACCGTACCCGCTGCCTGGGCGCTGAATAATCCGCTGCGCATTACAGAGGGGAATATGGATAATGGTGGAGGCTCCATGTTTACGCTGTCCGGTCATACCGCCATGATCTCTGCTGTCAAAAAAGCCGAGGATCACAATCATGTCATTTTGCGTGTGCATGACTTTTCCGGCAGCCGCCAGACACTGACTCTGGATAGTACCCTCCCTGTCACTGGTTACCGCGAATGCAATCTGATGGAGCAGCCGGAACAGGAATTCCAGCATGCGCTTCCGATCCGCTTTGTGCTGGAACCTTATGAGATCCGTACGCTGGAAATACAGCTGCAGCCGGAATTCTGA
- a CDS encoding ArsR/SmtB family transcription factor — MSINPDIATVASLLGESSRAAMLTGLMDGRFHTAGELADMAAVTAQTASFHLSKLVQGGWIIAERHGRYRYYQLASREVAQTLETLLTLSPPPQVRSLRQSTEMKSLREARTCYDHLAGQLGVDLTEAMMRHGYLLQENGEFTVTAAGELFFAGLGLNLQLLRRKRRAFAHACLDWSERRHHLGGALGHELVNLFLQKEWITRVPSIRAVKVTSEGRSAFRQHFDLDWSSAAAETAD, encoded by the coding sequence ATGAGTATTAACCCCGATATTGCAACTGTCGCTTCCCTGCTCGGAGAAAGTTCGCGGGCTGCCATGCTGACCGGGCTGATGGATGGAAGATTCCATACTGCTGGTGAACTGGCCGATATGGCTGCGGTTACTGCGCAGACCGCCAGCTTCCATCTGTCCAAGCTTGTGCAGGGTGGCTGGATTATCGCCGAGCGTCATGGACGTTATCGCTATTATCAGCTGGCCAGCCGTGAGGTCGCCCAGACCCTGGAGACCCTGCTCACTCTCTCGCCTCCTCCGCAGGTACGTTCACTGCGTCAATCCACCGAAATGAAATCTTTGCGCGAAGCCCGTACCTGCTACGATCATCTGGCTGGACAGCTCGGTGTTGATCTGACCGAAGCGATGATGCGCCATGGTTATCTGCTGCAGGAAAATGGTGAATTCACCGTGACTGCTGCCGGCGAATTGTTTTTCGCAGGATTGGGTCTGAATCTACAGCTGCTGCGCCGCAAGCGCCGTGCTTTTGCCCATGCCTGTCTGGATTGGAGTGAACGCAGACATCATCTGGGCGGCGCACTCGGTCATGAACTGGTGAATCTATTTTTGCAAAAGGAATGGATCACACGCGTTCCTTCGATCCGTGCGGTCAAAGTAACCAGCGAAGGACGTTCTGCCTTCAGACAGCATTTTGATCTGGACTGGTCTTCCGCCGCGGCTGAAACTGCCGATTGA
- a CDS encoding S-layer homology domain-containing protein — MNKQLHNIKLQSVHAPKWPVILMLAVMILFNFAPYAAYAQTGTADGTYDFSGLGATDSGGTGFQKIADKFVVSNGMKASLPPKGSVETSFFTDNQQDENTSGSITLKAEGGNVNKNFTFKDLGVSIFEGVAPGDNTLSNLQVVLKNSTGNTIATLGGSGTYTMTIGDNVRIYQLSELLGHSGSYSYANVASMDIAWTFSSGIAPSNLNFDNITIANITGVTNAQAPVITSQPAGVTTTVGSAANLSVAATASGTLSYQWYSNTTNSTTGGTLITGATSSSYSAPTATAGTTYYYVIVTNTDNSVNGTKTASVTSQTAAVTVNTVTNASPPTITTQPADQTVNVGGTAALSVAATASGTLSYQWYSNTTNSTTGGTLITGATSSSYSAPTGTAGTTYYYVIVTNTDNSVNGTKTATTTSQTAKVTINTVTNASPPTITAQPVDQTVTTGSAASVSVTATASGTLSYQWYRNTTNSNTGGTLISSATSSTYNVPTTTAGSFYYYVTVTNTDNSVNGSTTASTTSQVAHITVNAVTNASPPVIISQPVSQNVYVDETAILSATATGSGTLSYQWYSQSTLSNTGGTPIGGAVNSSYAAPTSNAGTTYYYVVITNTDNSVNGTRTATIASQPVQVTVKARTNAEAPLITSQPSNRTVNIGEPADLTIAATASGTLSYQWYSSASNSMIGSVPIASATSATYNAPTDTIGTVYYYVIVTNTDNTLSGNKTASTTSQIVSVTVNTLNNAQAPVITTEPADQIASAGSPVTLSVNATASGTLSYQWYENTSGSLTGARAIPTATSATYTLTAATAGTMYYYVVVTNTDSNMNGSQTASTISRIASVTVTAPFTYKVTYNGNGSTSGMPPADANMYRQGDTVTIAANTGNLSLSKHSFNGWNTQPDGSGTTYQPGQTLQIEDQNLILYAIWQKDRDDNNSGGSGGGSGGGTSPSTPSNPSSPDSSAPVSSGADILVNGKVERAGTVTESEINGQSAATITIDQQRLTERLEAEGNGAVVTLPVTSGADVIIGELNGQMVRQMEQQQATLEIVTNRATYTLPASQINIASISSQLGSSTSLEDIKVRIRIAVPDAGTLSVVNQAASAQSFSLVTPPVNLDIQASHNGQTVDVSRFNAYVERSVILPQGIDPNRITTGIVVDADGTTRHVPTKVEQRNNQYHAVIHSLTNSTYAVIWHPVTFDDVNQSWAVDAVNNMGSRMVIEGFQDGSFKPRQDITRAEFAAIIVKGLGLKEDTSSRTFSDVKPSDWFSGAVQTAASYGLIQGYADGTFKPQDKITREQAMVILAQAMKLNGLQDKLGSVNTASVLNSFRDRANLSAWAQQAAASNLQAGLVQGRSSQMLAPKMNVTRAEVALMIQNLLQKSDLI, encoded by the coding sequence CCGATAATCAGCAAGACGAAAATACAAGTGGTTCGATTACGCTCAAAGCCGAGGGTGGAAACGTAAACAAAAACTTTACTTTCAAAGATCTGGGTGTAAGTATTTTTGAAGGAGTTGCCCCTGGAGATAATACGCTGAGCAACTTGCAGGTCGTGCTCAAAAATTCGACGGGCAATACTATCGCTACCCTTGGTGGCAGTGGTACTTATACGATGACCATAGGCGATAATGTTCGTATTTACCAGTTGTCCGAGCTGCTGGGCCATTCCGGATCCTACTCGTATGCCAATGTAGCTTCGATGGATATTGCATGGACATTCAGCTCCGGAATTGCTCCATCCAATCTGAATTTTGACAATATTACGATAGCCAACATTACCGGGGTGACCAATGCACAGGCACCGGTGATTACTTCTCAGCCTGCCGGTGTTACGACTACGGTCGGCAGTGCGGCTAACCTGTCGGTAGCTGCAACAGCCAGCGGGACGCTCAGCTACCAGTGGTACAGTAACACCACTAACAGTACAACCGGCGGCACATTGATCACCGGTGCAACAAGCAGCAGTTATTCCGCACCAACCGCTACAGCCGGAACCACCTATTATTATGTCATCGTCACCAATACGGATAATTCGGTAAACGGGACGAAGACCGCTTCCGTTACCAGTCAAACAGCTGCTGTCACAGTCAATACGGTCACCAATGCATCACCACCTACAATTACAACACAGCCAGCGGATCAAACCGTCAATGTCGGTGGAACTGCCGCTCTGTCCGTAGCCGCTACAGCCAGCGGGACGCTCAGCTACCAGTGGTACAGCAATACTACCAACAGTACAACTGGCGGCACATTGATCACCGGTGCAACAAGCAGCAGCTATTCTGCACCAACCGGTACAGCCGGAACTACCTATTATTATGTCATCGTCACCAATACGGATAATTCGGTAAATGGGACCAAAACAGCTACAACTACCAGCCAGACGGCAAAAGTCACCATAAACACAGTCACTAATGCTTCACCACCAACGATCACCGCACAGCCGGTTGATCAGACTGTGACGACCGGATCTGCTGCGAGTGTATCAGTTACTGCAACAGCCAGCGGTACACTTAGCTATCAATGGTATCGCAATACTACCAACAGCAATACCGGGGGCACCCTGATCAGTAGTGCGACCAGCAGCACTTATAATGTACCGACTACTACCGCCGGTTCGTTTTACTATTATGTAACAGTGACGAATACCGACAACTCGGTAAATGGCAGTACAACGGCTTCCACAACAAGCCAGGTTGCGCATATCACGGTGAATGCTGTTACCAATGCTTCTCCACCGGTTATTATTTCCCAGCCGGTCAGCCAGAATGTATATGTCGATGAGACTGCTATCCTGTCAGCTACGGCTACAGGCAGCGGTACGCTAAGTTATCAGTGGTACAGTCAATCAACGCTCAGCAATACAGGGGGTACTCCAATCGGCGGTGCTGTCAACAGCTCTTACGCTGCACCTACCAGCAATGCAGGAACTACCTATTATTACGTCGTGATTACCAATACCGACAATAGTGTAAATGGAACCCGGACAGCGACCATAGCGAGTCAACCGGTTCAGGTAACGGTAAAAGCTCGTACCAATGCGGAAGCTCCGCTGATTACATCGCAACCTTCCAACCGTACAGTAAATATTGGAGAGCCTGCCGATTTGACTATAGCAGCCACAGCCAGCGGTACTCTCAGCTATCAGTGGTATAGCAGTGCATCCAACAGTATGATTGGCAGTGTGCCGATCGCCAGTGCGACCAGTGCCACCTATAATGCACCAACCGATACGATCGGTACTGTTTATTATTATGTTATCGTCACCAATACGGACAATACCCTTTCAGGCAACAAGACCGCTTCAACGACCAGTCAGATTGTTTCTGTCACTGTTAATACATTAAATAATGCACAGGCACCTGTTATTACAACAGAGCCAGCAGATCAGATAGCCAGTGCAGGCAGTCCGGTTACTTTATCGGTCAATGCTACAGCCAGCGGCACTTTAAGTTATCAATGGTATGAGAATACAAGCGGCAGCCTTACCGGAGCACGAGCTATTCCGACTGCCACCTCGGCTACCTATACATTAACTGCCGCTACAGCAGGCACCATGTATTATTATGTCGTCGTTACCAATACGGACAGCAATATGAATGGCAGCCAGACGGCCAGTACCATCAGCCGGATAGCCAGCGTGACCGTGACTGCTCCATTCACGTATAAAGTAACCTACAACGGAAATGGCAGCACATCCGGTATGCCTCCGGCAGATGCCAATATGTATCGACAGGGAGATACGGTAACAATCGCTGCCAATACAGGCAATCTGTCACTCAGCAAGCATAGCTTTAATGGCTGGAATACGCAGCCGGATGGCTCCGGTACAACTTACCAACCGGGTCAGACCCTGCAAATCGAAGATCAGAATCTGATCCTCTACGCTATCTGGCAAAAAGACCGGGATGATAATAATTCCGGCGGATCAGGCGGTGGTTCCGGTGGAGGAACTTCACCTTCGACACCTTCCAACCCGTCGTCTCCCGATTCATCCGCGCCTGTAAGTTCCGGTGCAGATATTCTGGTTAACGGCAAAGTTGAACGTGCCGGTACAGTTACCGAATCGGAAATCAATGGACAGTCTGCTGCAACCATTACTATTGATCAGCAGCGGCTTACCGAGCGGCTGGAAGCCGAGGGGAATGGTGCAGTTGTCACTCTACCGGTGACTTCAGGAGCCGATGTTATTATCGGGGAACTGAATGGACAAATGGTGCGCCAGATGGAACAGCAGCAGGCTACACTGGAGATCGTCACCAATCGCGCAACTTATACACTGCCAGCGAGCCAGATCAATATTGCTTCTATTTCTTCACAGCTGGGCAGCAGTACGAGTCTGGAAGATATCAAAGTCCGTATCCGTATTGCTGTACCTGATGCGGGAACATTGTCAGTTGTGAATCAGGCAGCGTCTGCCCAATCCTTTAGCCTGGTGACGCCACCTGTCAATCTGGATATTCAGGCCAGCCATAACGGACAGACTGTAGACGTTAGTCGTTTTAATGCTTATGTAGAGCGCTCTGTTATTCTGCCGCAGGGTATAGACCCGAATCGCATTACAACAGGGATTGTCGTAGATGCGGACGGTACAACGCGTCATGTACCTACCAAAGTAGAACAGCGGAATAACCAGTATCATGCAGTCATCCATAGTCTGACCAACAGTACCTATGCCGTGATCTGGCATCCGGTTACATTTGATGATGTAAATCAGTCCTGGGCTGTCGATGCTGTCAACAATATGGGTTCCCGCATGGTAATCGAAGGATTCCAAGATGGTTCCTTCAAGCCGCGGCAGGATATTACCCGTGCTGAATTTGCGGCCATTATCGTCAAAGGTCTTGGACTGAAAGAAGATACCAGCAGCCGAACGTTCAGCGATGTGAAACCATCCGACTGGTTCAGCGGCGCTGTACAAACAGCCGCCTCCTATGGATTGATTCAGGGGTATGCGGATGGTACGTTCAAGCCGCAGGACAAAATTACCCGTGAACAGGCTATGGTCATTCTGGCGCAGGCAATGAAGCTAAACGGTCTGCAGGATAAACTTGGCAGTGTCAATACTGCTTCCGTTTTGAACAGCTTCAGGGATAGAGCCAATCTTTCTGCCTGGGCGCAGCAAGCCGCTGCCTCCAATCTGCAAGCTGGCCTTGTACAGGGACGCAGTTCGCAGATGCTGGCACCCAAAATGAATGTAACACGTGCAGAGGTTGCCCTGATGATACAGAACCTGCTGCAAAAATCCGATTTGATCTAA